Proteins encoded within one genomic window of Bacillus sp. 1NLA3E:
- a CDS encoding GntR family transcriptional regulator: MQGNTERSGPAYHQSYEIIRDRILNGELPGGTKIVEEKLAADLGFSRTPIRESIRRLENEGLIVKKKIVKPSEVDLRNMFQVRILLEGHSAKCAASYLPENELQSLRECVEIGKTGSFDEIMKANERFHEIIVNASNNPVMIDIIDRMKSIIYLFRRTVVFYNRPFLIEEHENIYEAIKARAGQTAEQLMQQHLELDLDFCLHLLSNKKG; this comes from the coding sequence TTGCAAGGGAATACTGAGAGGTCTGGACCTGCTTACCATCAATCCTATGAAATCATTCGCGACAGGATCTTAAATGGTGAACTTCCTGGAGGAACGAAAATAGTAGAGGAAAAACTTGCAGCTGACTTGGGATTTAGTCGAACACCAATCCGGGAATCAATTCGTCGATTAGAAAATGAGGGACTTATTGTTAAAAAAAAGATCGTAAAGCCTTCGGAAGTAGATTTACGCAACATGTTTCAGGTCCGTATCCTGTTGGAAGGGCATTCTGCTAAGTGCGCTGCATCCTATCTTCCTGAAAATGAACTACAATCTCTTAGGGAATGTGTGGAGATAGGCAAAACGGGGTCATTTGATGAAATTATGAAAGCAAACGAGCGTTTTCACGAAATTATTGTCAATGCGAGTAATAATCCAGTCATGATCGATATCATTGATCGGATGAAGTCTATTATTTACTTATTTCGTAGAACAGTGGTTTTTTATAACCGGCCGTTCTTAATTGAAGAACACGAAAATATTTACGAGGCCATCAAAGCTAGAGCTGGACAAACGGCAGAACAACTTATGCAGCAACATCTTGAACTTGATTTAGATTTTTGTTTACATTTATTAAGTAATAAAAAAGGGTAA